In Planctomicrobium piriforme, a single genomic region encodes these proteins:
- a CDS encoding Gfo/Idh/MocA family protein gives MVLTPEQEGIGKENFSNAVDGMSSGDMTRRDMMKAAAAGTLGVGAVYFGYKELAAAPVRVAFIGTGDEGNILLTEHPSEYMDVVAIADLRPTNRERAFKGDGNENRKGLINVLGVEKAGKIERFSSHKELLDNAKRLNIEAVVIATPLVTHAPIAIDCLDAGLHVLTEKLMARTITKCKEMIRKAKEKNLLLAVGHQRHYSVLYHNANSIVQSGLLGDIKHIRAQWHRNNSFPHGDSWVKDVPKADAAGLKDVNLKDFQFEDVNKLVNWRLFNETGGGLMAELGSHQMDACSIFLGKVHPIAVLGYGGKNFYGIDGVGPSDKWKDNREIDDAIYVTFEFPGKHYEQNDRDICVVTYSSISTNKFEPYGEIVYGSRGTLFMKTEKEAMLWKEEGRGSSGGGPDQRLWVVSGSAAGGGPVLEAYETTSGAGKGGAGGADWATNVSRGYKEEMEHFCYAIRNQGPTYWPNGQPLPPKDGGLRCNGVIAMADAIMAMTANLAMSTRKRIEFKPEWFDPDSDAVPETDKDVVG, from the coding sequence AACTTCTCGAACGCCGTGGATGGAATGTCGTCCGGCGACATGACCCGTCGCGACATGATGAAGGCCGCTGCCGCCGGCACCCTCGGCGTCGGTGCGGTCTACTTCGGCTACAAAGAACTGGCCGCCGCACCGGTCCGCGTCGCCTTTATCGGGACTGGCGACGAGGGCAACATTCTGCTCACGGAACATCCCAGTGAGTACATGGATGTCGTGGCAATCGCTGACCTCCGTCCCACAAACCGCGAACGCGCCTTCAAAGGGGACGGCAATGAGAACCGCAAGGGATTGATCAACGTTCTGGGGGTCGAAAAGGCCGGCAAGATCGAACGGTTCAGCAGCCATAAAGAACTGCTCGACAATGCCAAACGCCTCAACATCGAAGCCGTGGTGATCGCCACGCCGCTGGTGACACATGCACCGATCGCCATCGACTGCCTGGACGCCGGGCTGCATGTGCTGACCGAAAAGCTCATGGCCCGCACGATCACCAAGTGCAAAGAGATGATCCGCAAGGCCAAGGAAAAGAATCTGTTGCTGGCGGTCGGCCATCAGCGGCATTACAGCGTCCTCTATCACAACGCCAACTCGATTGTGCAGAGCGGACTGCTGGGGGATATCAAGCACATCCGCGCCCAGTGGCATCGCAACAACAGCTTCCCGCATGGCGACAGTTGGGTGAAAGACGTTCCCAAAGCCGACGCCGCAGGGCTGAAAGACGTCAACCTGAAAGACTTTCAGTTCGAAGACGTCAACAAACTGGTCAACTGGCGGCTGTTTAATGAAACCGGCGGCGGCCTGATGGCCGAACTCGGCAGCCACCAGATGGATGCCTGCAGCATCTTCCTCGGCAAGGTGCATCCGATCGCCGTGCTCGGGTATGGCGGCAAGAACTTTTACGGCATTGACGGGGTCGGACCCAGCGACAAGTGGAAAGACAATCGCGAAATCGACGACGCCATCTACGTCACGTTCGAGTTCCCCGGCAAGCACTACGAACAGAATGACCGCGACATCTGCGTGGTCACCTATTCGTCGATCAGCACGAACAAGTTCGAGCCTTACGGCGAAATCGTCTACGGCAGCCGCGGCACGCTGTTCATGAAGACCGAAAAAGAAGCGATGCTGTGGAAGGAAGAAGGCCGCGGCAGTTCCGGCGGCGGGCCTGATCAGCGTTTGTGGGTGGTCTCCGGCAGTGCCGCAGGCGGCGGACCGGTCCTGGAAGCCTATGAAACGACATCGGGCGCCGGTAAAGGAGGCGCTGGAGGCGCCGATTGGGCGACCAACGTCAGCCGCGGCTACAAGGAAGAGATGGAGCACTTCTGCTACGCCATCCGCAACCAGGGACCGACCTATTGGCCGAACGGCCAGCCGCTCCCGCCGAAAGACGGCGGTCTCCGCTGTAACGGCGTGATCGCCATGGCCGACGCCATCATGGCCATGACCGCCAACCTCGCCATGTCCACCCGAAAACGGATCGAGTTCAAACCGGAATGGTTCGATCCCGATAGCGACGCGGTTCCCGAAACCGACAAAG